Proteins co-encoded in one Longimicrobium terrae genomic window:
- a CDS encoding sensor histidine kinase, whose product MKNLTALGVHPALRGFPGMVLELRRDGVVVESNGRLERELERGVVGHPLGSVLDGPSRRKLDAILARQPRPEATDGFVPAQAWELMLEGRDTVAPHSFFPVWDEEGDHLYLVESPRDPRFDALYEELAAVNSEQANTQRQLAKEKSRLARALGELERELKENERLSRTLQGQNEEMEAQNEELLAMTEELHAGQEQLLSSNHQLERRTRELQIALSARNRFYAAMSHELRTPINAVMGYNDLLLAEVYGTLSEQQELAVERSQRAARHLRELVNDVLDISRLESGRAEVEPEPVDVARLVDEIFDTLRPLAAHAGSDMRRLSGDDVGTVVTDPLRLRQILLNLLSNALKYGAGAPVWVHLAWAGTGRLVVEVTDGGPGIAEEDLGRIFDEFVQLGREENTETAGREGTGLGLSIARRLATALGGTLEAASTLGVGSTFRLTLPASPSRAE is encoded by the coding sequence ATGAAGAACCTCACCGCTCTCGGCGTGCACCCCGCGCTGCGCGGCTTTCCGGGCATGGTCCTGGAGCTGCGCCGCGACGGCGTCGTCGTGGAATCCAACGGCCGGCTGGAGCGCGAGCTGGAGCGGGGCGTGGTGGGGCACCCCCTGGGCTCGGTGCTGGACGGGCCCTCGCGCCGCAAGCTGGACGCCATTCTGGCCCGCCAGCCGCGCCCCGAAGCCACGGACGGGTTCGTGCCGGCGCAGGCGTGGGAGCTCATGCTGGAGGGGCGCGACACCGTGGCGCCCCACAGCTTCTTTCCCGTGTGGGACGAGGAGGGCGACCACCTGTACCTGGTGGAAAGCCCGCGCGACCCCCGCTTCGACGCGCTGTACGAGGAGCTGGCGGCCGTCAACAGCGAGCAGGCCAACACGCAGCGCCAGCTGGCCAAGGAAAAGTCGCGCCTGGCGCGCGCCCTGGGCGAGCTGGAGCGCGAGCTCAAGGAAAACGAGCGCCTGTCCCGCACGCTGCAGGGGCAGAACGAGGAGATGGAGGCGCAGAACGAAGAGCTGCTGGCCATGACCGAGGAGCTGCACGCCGGGCAGGAGCAGCTTCTTTCGTCCAACCACCAGCTGGAGCGCCGCACCCGCGAGCTGCAGATTGCCCTGAGCGCGCGCAACCGCTTCTACGCGGCCATGAGCCACGAGCTGCGCACCCCCATCAACGCGGTGATGGGGTACAACGACCTGCTGCTGGCGGAGGTGTACGGCACGCTGAGCGAGCAGCAGGAGCTGGCGGTGGAGCGGTCGCAGCGGGCGGCGCGCCACCTGCGCGAACTGGTGAACGACGTGCTCGACATCTCCCGGCTGGAAAGCGGCCGCGCGGAGGTGGAGCCGGAGCCGGTGGACGTGGCCCGGCTGGTGGACGAGATCTTCGACACGCTGCGCCCCCTGGCCGCGCACGCGGGCAGCGACATGCGCCGGCTGAGCGGCGACGACGTGGGCACCGTGGTGACCGATCCGCTGCGGCTGCGGCAGATTCTGCTGAACCTGCTGAGCAACGCCCTCAAGTACGGCGCGGGCGCCCCGGTGTGGGTGCACCTGGCCTGGGCGGGAACCGGGCGGCTGGTGGTGGAAGTCACCGACGGCGGCCCGGGAATCGCCGAAGAAGACCTGGGGCGCATCTTTGACGAATTCGTGCAGCTGGGGCGCGAAGAAAACACCGAAACCGCCGGGCGCGAGGGAACCGGGCTGGGCCTGTCCATCGCGCGGCGGCTGGCGACGGCGCTGGGCGGCACCCTGGAAGCCGCGTCCACCCTGGGCGTAGGCAGCACCTTCCGGCTCACGCTGCCGGCCTCGCCCTCGCGCGCCGAGTGA
- a CDS encoding ribonuclease D → MDYELIEDPERLRTLVSELRAEPLLGVDTEAAGYHRYFDRLSLVQVSSRTTHWLIDPFAVGDLSPLGEVLGDPAIEKIFHDADYDVRILDRDAGLHLSGLFDTQIAAAFLGEKQLGLGNIAEKYLGLKLPKEFQRADWAERPLSEGMKQYAASDTAHLPELRDRLRAALEERGRLHWAQEEFIRREGTRWTEPEDGREAYMRTKGARDLTPRGLAILRELHEWREGVARERDQATFRILGNQALLEMSASPPPSARDLPSVNGISEGLAQRRGRDIMAAVQRGLDVPEAELPRWPRSPRWERDPEQEARVETLRDVRARAAETLELDPGFLMSRALLDELARVQPRTREELERVPGIRAWQVEAVGDVMLKALSR, encoded by the coding sequence ATGGATTACGAACTGATCGAAGACCCCGAACGGCTGCGCACACTCGTAAGCGAACTGCGCGCCGAGCCGCTGCTGGGGGTGGATACGGAAGCCGCGGGCTATCACCGCTACTTTGACCGGCTCAGCCTGGTGCAGGTGTCGTCGCGCACGACGCACTGGCTGATCGACCCGTTCGCCGTGGGCGACCTGTCGCCGCTGGGCGAAGTGCTGGGCGACCCGGCGATTGAAAAGATCTTTCACGACGCGGATTACGACGTCCGCATTCTGGACCGCGACGCCGGCCTGCACCTGTCCGGCCTGTTCGACACGCAGATCGCGGCCGCCTTTCTGGGCGAAAAGCAGCTCGGGCTGGGCAACATCGCCGAAAAGTACCTGGGCCTCAAGCTGCCCAAGGAGTTTCAGCGCGCCGACTGGGCCGAGCGCCCGCTGTCCGAGGGGATGAAGCAGTACGCCGCCTCCGACACCGCGCACCTTCCCGAACTGCGCGACCGGTTGCGCGCGGCGCTGGAAGAGCGCGGCCGCCTGCACTGGGCGCAGGAAGAGTTCATCCGCCGCGAGGGGACGCGCTGGACGGAGCCGGAGGACGGCCGCGAGGCGTACATGCGCACCAAGGGCGCGCGCGACCTCACCCCGCGCGGGCTGGCCATTCTGCGCGAGCTGCACGAGTGGCGTGAAGGGGTGGCCCGCGAGCGCGACCAGGCCACCTTCCGCATCTTGGGCAACCAGGCGCTGCTGGAGATGAGCGCGTCGCCGCCGCCGAGCGCGCGCGACCTGCCCTCGGTGAACGGCATCAGCGAAGGGCTGGCGCAGCGCCGCGGCCGCGACATCATGGCGGCGGTGCAGCGCGGGCTGGACGTGCCCGAGGCCGAGCTTCCGCGCTGGCCCCGCTCGCCGCGGTGGGAGCGCGACCCCGAGCAGGAGGCGCGGGTGGAAACGCTGCGCGACGTCCGCGCCCGCGCCGCCGAAACGCTGGAGCTGGACCCCGGCTTTCTGATGTCGCGCGCGCTGCTGGACGAGCTGGCTCGCGTGCAGCCGCGCACGCGCGAAGAGCTGGAGCGGGTGCCCGGAATCCGCGCCTGGCAGGTGGAAGCCGTGGGCGACGTGATGCTCAAGGCGCTCAGCCGCTGA
- a CDS encoding dipeptidase: MNKTILLAAALLALPAGVHAQNAADPLMARALRLHRGTPLVDGHNDLPWEIREKAQGDLGAMDPRGSLPANHTDIPRLRAGGVGGVFWAAYVPVDRTGREAAGFALQQIGLIKRMTEASPELEMATTADGIVAIHRRGHIASLIGIEGGHAIDNSLDVLRQFHELGVRYMTLTHANTLDWADAATDSAKHGGLTAFGEEVVREMNRLGMLVDLSHVSAETMKDALRVAEAPVIFSHSSARAIADMPRNVPDDVLRLLPANGGVVMVNFYSGFIDPAAARQITGLGAVQQQLTAQYPNDPQARQRALDEWMAAHPLPRGSVATIADHIDHIVKTAGIDHVGIGSDFDGVTSLPEGMEDVSRFPYLTVELLRRGYSDADVRKILGGNVLRAMRAAEQTAVRIQRQRGPSSANIDVLDRRPVSR; the protein is encoded by the coding sequence ATGAACAAGACGATCCTGCTGGCGGCGGCGCTCCTGGCGCTGCCCGCCGGCGTGCACGCGCAGAACGCGGCCGATCCGCTGATGGCGCGCGCCCTTCGCCTGCACCGCGGCACGCCGCTGGTGGACGGCCACAACGACCTGCCGTGGGAAATCCGCGAAAAGGCGCAGGGCGACCTGGGCGCCATGGACCCGCGCGGCTCGCTTCCCGCCAACCACACCGACATTCCGCGGCTGCGGGCGGGCGGCGTAGGCGGCGTGTTCTGGGCGGCGTACGTTCCCGTGGACCGCACCGGGCGCGAGGCCGCGGGCTTTGCGCTGCAGCAGATCGGGCTGATCAAGCGGATGACGGAGGCGTCGCCGGAGCTGGAGATGGCGACCACGGCGGACGGGATCGTCGCCATCCACCGGCGCGGGCACATCGCCTCACTGATCGGCATCGAGGGCGGGCACGCGATCGACAACTCGCTGGACGTGCTGCGCCAGTTTCACGAGCTGGGCGTGCGCTACATGACGCTCACGCACGCCAACACGCTGGACTGGGCCGACGCCGCAACCGATTCGGCGAAGCACGGGGGATTGACGGCGTTCGGCGAAGAGGTGGTTCGGGAGATGAACCGCTTGGGGATGCTGGTGGACCTCAGCCACGTATCCGCGGAGACGATGAAGGACGCGCTGCGGGTGGCGGAGGCGCCGGTCATCTTCAGCCACTCCTCGGCGCGCGCCATCGCCGACATGCCGCGCAACGTGCCCGATGACGTGCTGCGCCTGCTGCCGGCCAACGGCGGCGTGGTGATGGTGAACTTCTACTCCGGCTTCATCGATCCCGCGGCGGCGCGGCAGATCACCGGGCTGGGCGCGGTGCAGCAGCAGCTCACCGCGCAGTATCCGAACGATCCGCAGGCCCGGCAGCGCGCGCTGGATGAGTGGATGGCGGCGCACCCGCTGCCGCGCGGCTCGGTGGCGACCATCGCGGACCACATCGACCACATCGTAAAGACGGCGGGGATCGACCACGTGGGGATCGGGTCGGACTTCGACGGCGTGACGTCGCTGCCGGAGGGGATGGAAGACGTGTCGCGCTTTCCGTACCTGACGGTGGAGCTGCTGCGCCGCGGCTACAGCGATGCGGACGTGCGCAAGATCCTGGGCGGCAACGTGCTGCGGGCCATGCGCGCCGCGGAGCAGACGGCCGTGCGCATTCAGCGCCAGCGCGGCCCGTCATCCGCCAACATCGACGTGCTGGACCGCCGGCCGGTCTCCCGCTGA
- a CDS encoding antibiotic biosynthesis monooxygenase family protein has product MFVFISHLTVPEADRAGLEAHFRERAGLVDGFPGFLYLQLMRPQAGGATHTFLTAWETREAFRAYMRSREHTESHAREPGEIMGRTEVRHEAFEVLMDSRREPEWLH; this is encoded by the coding sequence ATGTTCGTATTCATCTCCCACCTGACGGTGCCGGAGGCGGACCGGGCCGGCCTGGAGGCGCACTTTCGGGAGCGCGCGGGGCTGGTGGACGGTTTTCCCGGCTTTCTGTACCTGCAGCTGATGCGGCCCCAGGCGGGCGGGGCCACGCACACGTTCCTTACGGCGTGGGAAACGCGCGAGGCCTTTCGCGCGTACATGCGCAGCCGGGAGCACACCGAATCCCACGCGCGCGAACCGGGGGAGATCATGGGGCGGACGGAGGTGCGCCACGAGGCGTTCGAGGTGCTGATGGACTCGCGCCGCGAGCCGGAGTGGCTGCACTGA
- a CDS encoding oxidative damage protection protein, giving the protein MAEVTCARCGQTKPGLAFAPYNNDLGKRIHASICQDCWAQWLKQQTMLINHYGLNVRDPEAKTMLYEQTEKFLFGGEADQVDTSKQGTIQW; this is encoded by the coding sequence ATGGCCGAAGTTACCTGCGCGCGCTGCGGGCAGACGAAGCCCGGGCTGGCGTTTGCGCCCTACAACAACGACCTGGGCAAGCGCATTCACGCGTCCATCTGCCAGGACTGCTGGGCGCAGTGGCTCAAGCAGCAGACCATGCTGATCAACCACTACGGCCTCAACGTACGCGATCCTGAAGCCAAGACCATGCTGTACGAACAGACCGAGAAGTTTCTGTTCGGCGGCGAGGCGGACCAGGTGGATACCAGCAAGCAGGGCACCATCCAGTGGTAG
- a CDS encoding YczE/YyaS/YitT family protein: protein MADRHGPESPVRSWRAWLQLIVGLAGFAFSVTLMVRSGLGLGPWDAFHVGLSRRMGISIGAASILVGVLIVAGSWFIGVRPGVGTLANMLLIGLFIDLMLGVMPPAPGWGVGLVMHVAGIVICGLFTGFYMASGMGNGPRDGLIVGLCLRTGRSILLVRTLVEVSALAVGWMLGGPVGVGTLLFAFGIGPAMQWGMRVCGVDEELTPVTEG from the coding sequence ATGGCGGATCGGCATGGGCCGGAGAGCCCGGTGCGCTCGTGGCGCGCGTGGCTGCAATTGATCGTGGGGCTGGCGGGATTCGCGTTCTCGGTGACGCTCATGGTGCGCAGCGGCCTGGGGCTGGGCCCCTGGGACGCCTTTCATGTGGGCCTGTCGCGGCGGATGGGGATCAGCATCGGGGCGGCGAGCATTCTCGTGGGAGTGCTGATCGTGGCGGGATCCTGGTTCATCGGGGTGCGCCCCGGCGTGGGCACCCTGGCCAACATGCTGCTGATCGGGCTGTTCATCGACCTCATGCTGGGCGTGATGCCGCCCGCGCCAGGCTGGGGCGTGGGACTCGTCATGCACGTGGCGGGAATCGTGATCTGCGGCCTGTTCACCGGCTTCTACATGGCGTCGGGAATGGGCAACGGCCCCCGCGACGGCCTCATCGTGGGCCTGTGCCTGCGCACCGGGCGCTCCATCCTCCTGGTGCGCACGCTGGTGGAGGTGTCGGCGCTGGCGGTGGGGTGGATGCTGGGCGGGCCGGTGGGCGTGGGCACGCTCCTGTTCGCCTTCGGCATCGGCCCGGCCATGCAGTGGGGGATGCGCGTCTGCGGCGTGGACGAGGAACTCACCCCCGTCACCGAAGGCTGA
- a CDS encoding B12-binding domain-containing protein, whose translation MTREAARERYLDALVAGNRRAAFEVIDEAHEAGFTLRELYLDVFQPVMRDIGRLWQENRITVADEHLATAITQAAMARLYDELFHGAALPGPLLIAACTDQERHELGLRMICDVLEMEGWDTLFLGATVPTDDLVRMVRERRPQVVALSASIAPHLARVADTIRSIREAVPVDGPLIAVGGRPFLDDPSLAERLGADMTARDAVEAAERLKEKFAA comes from the coding sequence GTGACGCGCGAAGCGGCGCGGGAGCGCTACCTGGACGCGCTCGTGGCGGGAAACCGCCGCGCCGCCTTTGAGGTCATCGACGAGGCGCACGAGGCGGGCTTTACGCTCCGCGAGCTGTACCTGGACGTGTTTCAGCCGGTGATGCGCGACATCGGGCGGCTGTGGCAGGAAAACCGCATCACCGTGGCGGATGAGCACCTGGCCACCGCCATCACCCAGGCGGCCATGGCGCGGCTGTACGACGAGCTGTTTCACGGCGCCGCCCTTCCCGGGCCGCTGCTGATCGCCGCGTGCACCGACCAGGAGCGGCACGAGCTGGGTCTGCGGATGATCTGCGACGTGCTGGAAATGGAAGGGTGGGACACCCTGTTTCTGGGCGCCACGGTGCCCACGGACGACCTGGTGCGCATGGTGCGCGAGCGCCGTCCCCAGGTGGTGGCGCTGTCGGCCTCCATCGCGCCGCACCTGGCGCGCGTGGCCGACACCATCCGGTCCATCCGCGAGGCCGTGCCCGTGGACGGACCGCTGATCGCCGTTGGAGGGCGCCCGTTTCTGGACGACCCCTCGCTGGCGGAACGCCTTGGCGCCGACATGACCGCGCGTGACGCGGTGGAGGCGGCCGAGCGATTGAAGGAGAAGTTCGCCGCATGA
- a CDS encoding NUDIX hydrolase — translation MQGEEKGAPREWPVLDETPLRDFEVFRARRIRARSPEDGSEHTFHVADAPDGVLVIALAVDGRMVMVRQWRHPLQRVTLELPAGIVEEGEAPEAGAARELREETGYQGDAPRLLGSVALNPSWQTTRLHTVLITNARPVGEKELDEGEDTRVCLLRPEELRERVLRGDADSAPVATALAMWEWSGRPGAGADG, via the coding sequence ATGCAGGGGGAAGAAAAGGGCGCGCCGCGCGAGTGGCCGGTGCTGGACGAGACGCCGCTGCGGGACTTTGAGGTGTTCCGCGCCCGCCGCATCCGCGCCCGCTCGCCGGAGGACGGCTCCGAGCACACCTTTCACGTCGCCGACGCGCCGGACGGTGTGCTCGTCATCGCGCTGGCGGTGGACGGGCGGATGGTGATGGTGCGCCAGTGGCGCCATCCCCTGCAGCGCGTGACGCTGGAGCTTCCCGCGGGGATCGTGGAAGAGGGCGAGGCCCCGGAAGCCGGCGCCGCGCGGGAGCTTCGGGAAGAAACGGGGTACCAGGGCGACGCGCCGCGGCTGCTGGGCAGCGTGGCGCTCAACCCCAGTTGGCAGACCACCCGCCTGCACACCGTGCTGATCACCAATGCGCGGCCCGTGGGCGAAAAGGAACTGGACGAGGGCGAGGACACCCGCGTGTGCCTGCTGCGTCCCGAAGAGCTGCGCGAGCGCGTTCTGCGCGGCGACGCCGATTCCGCCCCCGTCGCCACGGCGCTGGCGATGTGGGAGTGGAGCGGCCGCCCCGGTGCCGGGGCAGACGGATGA